CTCTACAACCTCGGTGACCAGGAGAGCAACCGCCGGCAACTGCTCCACGCCAGCAACCTGCAGAAGCGGGCCGACGCGTTGATGCTGGTCTCCACCCCACTCTCCGAAGCCGAACTGGCGACCATCGCCCAACTACGACTGCCCGGGGTGACGGTCAGCTCCGGCGCCGCCGTACCGGGATGGCCCAGTGTCCGGATCGACGACGTCGGCGCGGCCCGGGCCGCCACCGCCCACCTGCTCTCGCTCGGTCACCACCGGATCGCGCACCTGGCCGGTGACGCCTCCGCGGAACTCTCCTTCACCACCCACATCGACCGGCGACTCGGCTACCAGCAGGCGTTGCTCGCCGCCGGACAGAAACCTGATCCCCGGCTGGACGTCGAAGCCCAGTTCACCGTCGACGGTGGCAGCCAGGCGACGCTCGACCTGCTGAGCCGGGGCGAACCACCAACGGCGATCTTCGCCGCCTGCGACGAGATGGCGATGGGTGCGATGTCCACGCTCCGCTCGGCCGGCCTCCGGGTGCCACAGGACGTCAGCGTCATCGGGCTGGACGACCACGACCTCGCCGCCGCCGTCGGGCTGACCACGGTCGCCCAGCCGGCCGCCACCCACGGCCGGCTCGCCGCCGGCCTGCTGCTCGACCCCTTGGCGGGACGCCCCCGGGCGACCTCGGCATCGATCATCCTGCCCACCCGCCTCGTCGTACGAGAGTCGACCGGGCCACCGCGCAGCGGGTGAGCCCGTCGCCCGCCCAGCCCTGGGCAAAGTGGCCAGAACACCGGCAGACTGAGACAGAACGACGCAACACCCCGGACCATGCCGGCCACCGGCCGGCTGCCCGAGTACCAACCTGCCCGACACCCATGGGGAGCACGCCCTGAACAGCCAGCAGACTCCATCCTCGACCACCGAGCTGCCGCAGACCTCGGTTGCACCGAGCGACCAGCCGGAACCCGCGCAGTGGTGGCGAGAGGCGGTCATCTACCAGATCTACCCCCGCTCCTTCGCCGACGGCAACGGCGACGGTGTCGGTGACCTCCCCGGCATCACCGCCCGCCTGGACCACCTCGTCGAACTCGGAGCCGACGCGATCTGGCTCTCCCCGTTCTACCCGTCGCCGCAGGCCGACGCCGGGTACGACGTGGCCGACTACCGCGGCGTCGACCCGCTCTTCGGCCAACTCGCCGACGCCGACACGCTGATCGGCGCCGCCCACGCGCGCGGCCTACGGGTCATCGTCGACCTGGTGCCCAACCACACCTCGGCCGCCCACCCCTGGTTCGGCGCCGCCCTGGCCGCCGCCCCCGGCAGCCCGGAACGGCAGCGCTACATCTTCCGCGACGGCCGGGGGGCCGCCGGCGAGGAGCCGCCCAACGACTGGCAGAGCGTCTTCGGCGGCCCCGCCTGGACCCGGGTCACCACTCCCGACGGACAGCCGGGTCAGTGGTACCTGCACCTGTTCGACCCCGGGCAGCCGGACCTGAACTGGGACCGCCCCGAGGTACGCGCCGAGTTCCTCGACATCCTGCGGTTCTGGCTCGACCGGGGCGTCGACGGTTTCCGGGTCGACGTCGCACACGGCCTGATCAAGCAGGCCGACCTCGCCGACTGGAGCTACCCGCAGGAACCCCTCTCCGGCGAGGGCACCGACCGACCGCGCCCACCGATGTGGGACCAGGACGGTGTGCACGACATCTACCGCGACTGGCGGGAGGTGCTCGACAGCTACCCGGACGAGCGCATCCTGGTCGCCGAGGCGTGGGTGCAGCCCGCCGAGCGGCTCGCCGCGTACGTCCGCCCGGACGAGATGCACCAGGCATTCAACTTCGAATACCTGGAGGCGGCCTGGACCGCCCCCGCCCAGTACGCGGTCATCACCCGTTCGCTGGAGGCGACCTCGGCGGTCGGCGCACCCACCACCTGGGTGCTCTCCAACCACGACGTGATCCGGCACGCGTCCCGGCTCGGCCTGCCGGTCGGACAGACCCGGCCGAACGGGATCGGCGCCGACGACCCGCAGCCGGACGGCGTACTCGGGTTGCGCCGGGCCCGCGCCGCCACCCTGCTGATGCTCGCCCTGCCCGGCTCGGCCTACCTCTACCAGGGCGAGGAACTGGGGCTGCCCGAGCACACCACGATGCCCGACGAGGCCCGACAGGACCCGACCTGGGAGCGCAGCGGGCACACCCACCGGGGCCGGGACGGCTGCCGGGTGCCGATCCCGTGGGAGTCGAACGCGCCGTCGTACGGCTTCGGCCCGACCGACCGGAGCTGGCTGCCGCAGCCCGTGGTGTACGCCGAGTACGCGCTCGACCTGCAACGAGGGGTGACGGGCTCGACGTACGAGCTGTACCGGACGGCGCTGCGGCTGCGCCGTGAACACGGCCTGGGCCGGGGCGGGGTCTACTGGCTGACCAGCCCGGACGACGTGATCACCTTCCGCAACGGGGAGCTGACCGTACTGACCAACTTCGGTCCGGAGGCAGTGCCGCTGCCGGCCGGCGCCACCGTCCTGGTCTCCAGTGCCCCGCTCGACCCCGACGACCAGGTCCCCACCGACGTCACCGTCTGGTACCACGCCTGAGGGGTAAGGACGGGCCCCTTGTTAACGCATAGCGTTAACAAGGGGCCCTTCCTTACCCGCCGTCGGCGCGGACCTCGTCGGCGCGGTCGTGCAGCAGGGTGTGCACGTCCCCGATGTCCCGTGGCGAGGTACGGGACGCCAGCCAGTACATGATCCCGGTGGGGATGAAGAAGAGCTGGAACGCGGCCAACCCCACGGCGAAGTTCAACGGTGGTGGGAAGGCCGCCCGCAGCCCCTGGAAGGCCACCCCGACCAGCCCGTTGCCGGCCGCCCGACCGACCCCGTTGACCAGGTTGCCGAGACTGTAGACGGTGCCCCGGTGCTCGGGTGGGTTGACGTCGGCGATCAGAGCGAACCAGTTCGGTGAGTTCGCCGAGGTCAGGGCGAGCGCGAGCAACGCGGTGAGCAGACTGAACCCGACCGTCGGCTCGGTCAGCACACTACCGAGCACCGCGCCGATCACCGTCCCCGCACCGGCCCCGTCCGGGACGTCGATCCGGATCGGAACAAAGAACAGGACCAGGTAGAACGGCACGGCCGCGAGGATGCCGACGGCCGCGACCAACGCCCGGCCCCGGGGCGTACGCCGTTGCAGCGCGTCGCCGACTAGTCCACCGACAATGGAGAGCACCCCGCCGAGTTGGAACAGGGTGGCGAAGACGCTGCCCACGATGATCGCGGTGGCGGTGGAGAGACCCTGGTCCTCGGCCCGCTCCTGGAACAGCACCGGCAGCCAGACCAGTGAGCCGAAGGCCGCCTGCGCGGTCAGTCCCTGCAGGATCAGCCAGCGGTTGGTCCGCCGCCCCAGGATCACCGGCAGGTCGGCCCGGCCGATCCGGTAGTCGTACTCGTGCCCGGTGGCGATCGCCCCGGCGAGTTCGGGTTCGCTCTGCCCACGCTGGATGTCGTACGTGAACAGGTAGGCGACCGTGGCGACCAGCCCGGCGACGCTGAGCACCAGGAACGGCAGCCGCCAGTCGGTCGAGCCGAGGATGCCGCCGAGCAGCGTGCCGGCGAGCGTACCGACGCCCTGGGAGAGGCCCCAGAAGCTCATCACCAGCCCCCGGCGGCTGGGCGAGATGAGGTCGGTGACGACCGAGAAGCCGACCGAGCCGACGGCACCGAGACCGATCGCCGCCACCGCCTGCGCGGCGAAGAACGCGGGCCAGCCGCCGGCCGCGCCGAAGAACTCCGGGTAGTTGCCGGCGGCGGCGCTGCCGGCCGTACCGAGCGCCCAGAGCAGGGTGCCGATCATCAGCAGGGGCTTCCGGTTGGTCCGGTCGCCGTAGTACGCCCAACCGACCGCCGCCACCGCGCTGACCAGGAAGTTGACCGCGGTGACCAGCCCGATCGCCGACACGTTGACGTGCAGTGTGTCGCTGATCGGCCGGTAGAGCGGCGGGACCAGCCCGATCGCCACGTTGTCCAGTGAGGCGAGTACGACGAAGACGACCACGCTGTAGATCCGGTGTATCGGGCCGCCGCCCCGGGCCACCCGCCCGCCACCGCTGGTCCTGGTCATCTCCGACACCTGCACAGCATGCGGCAACGCCCCGGGGTGTCGTAACACCCGGGCCGGTTGAACAGCGGCGGCGCGCTGTCAAAGCGGCGCGCTGTCAAAGCGGCGGCGCGCTCCCGAAGCGACGGCGGGCCGGCGGCGCTGCACCGTGCTCCGCTCCGGCGACGGTTCTCGCTCCACGACGATCTGAGATCTTGATTGCGTTCGGTCGCTAGGCAGCAGCCGGCCCGGTGCCGGCGTTGTTATCGGCATGAGGGACAGGTATCTACATGAACGCTGACCTGGAACGGGAGTTCAGCGACTTCGTCGAGGCGCGTACGCACGCGCTGTTCCGGACCGCGCTCGCGCTCAGCGGACACCGCCAGCAGGCCGAGGACCTGCTCCAGACGGTGCTGGCAAAGGGTGCCCGGCACTGGGGCCGAATCCGCACCGGCAACCCGGAGGCGTACCTGCGTACCGCGCTGTACCGCCAGCAGACAAGTTGGTGGCGCAGTCTGCGGCAGCGTCGCGAGGTGAGCACCGAGCAGGTGCCAGAGGTTCGGGCACCGAGGGACGACACGGCCACCGTCGACCTCCACCTCGCGCTCCGGCAGGCACTGGCCCGGCTCGCGCCCAAACACCGGGCGGTGCTCGTGCTGCGCTACTTCGAGGACCGGCCGGACAGCGAGATCGCGGAGATCCTCGACTGCGCCGAATCCACCGTACGGAGCCAGGCCGCGCGCGCCCTCGCCCGGCTGCGTGGCCACTGTCCCGAACTCGACATCCTTGGCACGAAGGAGAAGGCGGAACGATGAACCTGCATCTCACCGGAGCGCTCCGCAACGCGTTCGAGGAGCTGGCCGAGACCGCACCACCGCCGGCCGGGATGGCCCGTACCGCGCTGGTCACCGCCCGACGGCAGCGGATCGTCCAGAAGGTCGCCGGTGGCGGGATCGCCGCCGCTGTCTGCGCCACGCTGGTCGGCGTGATCGCCGCTGTCGGCCCGATCGGGACCGCGGACGGCGGCAACCAGGTCGCCGGCGGCGGGTTCAAGCCGCTCGTGGTCACCGCGTACAGCGGCATCCGGGATCGGTCGATCGAGGACCCGAGCCCGCACTTCCAGTACTCGCTCCTGCTCGACCCGAAGACCGGACGGTACGAACGGATTCCCTACCGGTACGCAATGCCCTCACCTGACGGCTCCCGGGTGCTGGTCGGGACCGGCGACAACGGCCCGAATCCCACCCGGATGGGAGTGATGGACCGCGCCACCGGGGACGTGCGGTGGATCGATGACCCCGGCGAGGCCGACTCCTTCAGCGTGCTCGGCTACTCCGACAACGGCCAGTGGTCACCGGACGGGCGGCGGATCCTCTTCACCCACATGCCCCGTCAGGGTGAGCCGCGCTTCGCCGTGGTCGATCCGGAGACCCTCCAGACCACCTTCGTTCCCCTGCCCGACCTCACCTCCGACCACCATCTGGGCCTGGGCCTGGTCTGGACGCCGGACAGCAGGGGAATCGCGCTGACGCTGACGCGGCTCCCCGAGAATCTGGAGACAGGCGCCGTGGTGACCGGAGTCCGCTTCTACGACCTGACCGGCAAGGTGGTCCGTACGGTTACCACCGACGCCGGCACCTTGACCCGCCCCGCCTTCTCACCGGACGGCAAGCAGATGGCCCTGATCACACCCATCAGCGGCCTGACCCCCGTCACTGTCACCGTCACCGACCCGACCACCGGGGCGGTGCAGCACACGATGTCCCTGCCGCGCGCCTCGGATCTGATCGGCTGGGCGGACGACGAACATCTCCTGGTCCGCGCCTTTCCCGACGAGGATTCACCGACGTCTGGGGAGCCGGCCGGCCCCGGCGCGGCGACTCCCGAGGCGAACGCCCGGCTGCTCGTCGTCGACCTGAACGGGCGGGTGGACCACTCGATGCGACTGCCGAACGATCATGCCGAACGCCTCTTTGTCGGCCCCTCCACCGGCCTGCCCGTCAGCGCCGCACCGATCACCTTCTGAACCGCCCGGCCCGCGCGCGTTGACCCAGGGTCTGTCGATCATGAAGTTGGCGCATCCGGGAGAGATCGAAACCCGCGCCAACTTCATGATCGACACCAGGGTCAGTGGGTGGGGCGGTTGATGAACAGGTCGCGGGCGGCGACGTACTGGTCCCGGATCTGCGGAGCGGCGGGGGCGTCGTACTCCTGGGTGGAGCTGGCCACCCAGGAGGGCGGCGCGTCACCGCCGAGAGCGACCCACGCGGCCTGGCGGGCGGCACCGTCGGCGACATACTCGCCGGGGGCGGGGACCAGGACCGGGCAGCCGAAGACCTCGGGCGCGATCCGACGGACCGCCTCGGAGCGGGCACCGCCGCCGACCAGGATCACCCGGTTGACCGTGGCGCCCTGGGCCACCATCGCGTCAAGCCCGTCGGCGAGCCCGCAGAGCAGCCCCTCGATCGCGGCCCGCGCCAGGTGGGCCGGGGTTGAGGTACGCAGGGTCAGCCCGTGTACGGCACCGGTGGCGAGTGGACGGTTCGGCGTCCGCTCCCCCTCCAGGTACGGCACCAGCACCAGCCCGTCCGCCCCGGCCGGAGCCGAGAGCGCCAACCGGGCCAGCTCGTCCAGATCGACCCCGAGCAGTTTCGCCGCCGCGTCCAGCACCCGCGCCGCGTTGAGTGTGGCGACCAGCGGCAGGAATCGGCCGGTGGCGTCGGCGAACCCGGCCACCGCACCGGAGCTGTCCTGCGACGGCGTCTCGGCGACGCTGAACACGGTGCCCGAGGTGCCGACGGAGACGATCACATCGCCGGGGAGCGCGCCCACGCCGAGCGCCGCGGCGGCGTTGTCGCCGGTGCCCGGGGCAAGCGGCGCGCCGTTGGCCAGTTCACCGGCCCGACCGGTGGGGTCGAGCACCACCGGCACCACCGGCCGCCGACCGAACGCCTGCTCCAGCAGGTCGAAACGGTATTCGCCGGTACGCGGGGACCAGTAGCCGGTGCCGCTCGCGTCCCCGCGGTCGGTACGGAGCGTGTCCAGTCCGCCCGCACCAGCCAGCCGCCAGGTGAGCCAGTCGTGCGGCAGGCAGACCGCGGCGGTCCGTTCCGCCGAAGCCGGTTCGTTCCGGGCGAGCCAGCGCAGCTTCGTCACGGTGAAGCTGGCCACCGGCACGCTTCCCACCGCCTCGGCCCACGCCTGCCGGCCGGCGACGAGGTCACCGACCCGGTCACCGGACTCACCCGCGTCGGCGGCACGACCGCTGACGCCGAGTTCCTCGATCAGCTCGGTGGCGGCACCGGCCGACCGGGTGTCGTTCCAGAGCAGAGCGGGCCGGACGACCGCGCCCCGCTCGTCGAGACAGACCATGCCGTGCTGCTGGCCGGCGACCGAGGCGGCAACCACGTCCGCCAGGCCGCCGGCCTGCACCACGGCATCCTGCAACGCATCCCACCACGCCTGCGGATCCACCTCGGTGCCGACCGGATGGGCGGCCCGCCCGGAACGGACCAGCTCGCCGGTTTCGGCGTCGCGGATCATCACCTTGCACGACTGGGTCGACGAGTCGACCCCGGCGACGAGCGCCATCTCCGGCCTCCGTGGCTGAGGGGGTGGGTGGATCTAGCAAGCAGGGGTACGGATACGGATGGGCTTACGGATCAACGGGCGCCGAGCAGGTGCTCGACGGCGAGCTGGTTGAGCCGGACGAAACCGAAGCCCCGCGCCGACACCTCGGCGACGTCGAGGTCCTCGAAGGCGCTCCGGTCGGCGATCAGATCGGCGTAGGTCTCGCCCTCGGCCACCGTCGGCGTGGAGAGTTCGCCGACCTTGCTGGCGGCGAGCGCCTCCTGCACCTCGGGGTCGGCCCGGAACGCCGCCGCCCGCTCCTTGAGCAGCAGGTAGGTGCGCATGTTCGCGGCGGCCGACGCCCAGACCCCGTCGAAGTTCTCGGTCCGGGACGGCTTGTAGTCGAAGTGCCGCGGGCCCTGGTACGCCGGGGCACCCTCCGGGCCGCCGAACTCCAGCAGGTCGACCAGGGCGAACGAGTTCATCAGGTCGCCGTGACCGAAGACCAGGTCCTGGTCGTACTTGATGCCACGCTGGCCGTTGAGGTCGAGGTGGAAGAGCTTGCCGGCCCAGAGCGCCTGGGCGATGCCGTGCGCGTAGTTGAGGCCGGCCATCTGCTCGTGTCCGGTCTCCGGGTTGAGACCGACCAGCTCGGGGTGCTCCAGCTCGTTGATGAAGGCCAGGGCGTGCCCGACGGTGGGGAGCAGGATGTCGCCCCGGGGCTCGTTCGGCTTCGGCTCGATCGCGAACCGGATGTCGTAGCCCTTGTCGAGGACGTACTGCGAGAGCAGGTTGACCGCCTCGCGGTAGCGGTCCAGGGCCGCCCGGATGTCCTTGGCGACGTCGTACTCGGAACCTTCCCGGCCGCCCCACATGACGAAGGTCTTGGCACCGAGTTCGGCCGCGAGGTCGACGTTGCGCAGCACCTTACGCAGGGCGAAGCGGCGTACGTCGCGGTCGTTGCTGGTGAACCCGCCGTCCTTGAAGATCGGGTGGGTGAAGAGGTTGGTGGTGACCATCGGCACCACCAGCCCGGTCTCGTCCAGCGCCTTGCGGAACCGGGAGATGTGGTGGTCCCGGGCCGGGTTGTCGGAGCCGAACGGGATCAGGTCGTCGTCGTGGAAGGTGATGCCGTACGCACCGAGTTCGGAGAGCTTGTGCACCGCCTCCACCGCGTCGAGCGGCGCGCGGGTGGCGTCACCGAACGGGTCGCGGGCCTCCCAGCCCACCGTCCAGAGGCCAAAGGAGAACTTGTCGGCGCGGGTCGGTTCGGCAGCCATCGATGACCTCCACGTAACATCCCTGATTTGTTTACCCGTTGAATTATTTGACCGGCCTATGGCATTGTCAAGACGTGACGCACCACGGCACCGGGCAGGTGGGCGCGGCGGGCACCGCCGTACGCCAGGCGAGCCTGCGTGAACACAACCTGGCCCTGGTCCTGCGGCACATCTCCGACGCCGAGCGCCCCCCATCGCGCGCCGACCTCGCCGCCGCCACCGGACTCACCCGGGCCACCGTCTCCGCCCTGGTCGACGACCTGATCGGCGGACACCTGCTGACCGAGGTGGACCCGGCACCCCGGACCGGGGCCGGGCGCCCGGCCCTCGGCCTGGTCCTGGCCACCGACGGGCCGGCCGGACTCGGCCTGGAGATCAACGTCGACTACCTGGCCGCCTGCGTGGTCGACCTGACCGGCGCGGTCCGGCACCGGGCGATCCGCCGGCTCGACCTACGCCCGCTCCCGCCGGCCGAGGTCCTCGCCGGCCTCGGCGACCTGGCCGCCACCGCACACGCCGAGGCGCAACGGCAGCGCCTGGTGCTCGCCGGTACGGCACTGGCCGTACCCGGGCTGGTCACCGCCACCGGCGTGGTACGGCTGGCACCGAACCTGGGCTGGCGCGACGTGGATCTCGTCGGCGCCCTCGAAGCCCACCCCGCCCTCAGCGGGCGGCGCGCCGCCGGGCACTGGTTGACCGTGGACAACGAGGCGAACCTCGCCGCCCTCGGCGAACTGCACGCCGGTACGTCCGGCGAGGCCACCTTTCTCTACGTCTCCGGTGAGATCGGCATCGGGGCCGGCATCGTGCTGCACGGCACCCTGTTCCGGGGTGCCCGGGGCTGGAGCGGGGAACTCGGCCACCTGCCGGTCGACCCGGCCGGCCGGCGGTGCCGGTGTGGTGCCCAGGGCTGCCTGGAGCAGTACGCCGGCCAGGAGGCGATCCTGACCGGCGCCGGACTGGCCGGACTCGGCCAACCCGCGGACGCGGCCATCGCCCGGCTGGCCGAACTGGCCGGGGCCGGGAACGGCGCCGCGATCGCCGCGCTCACCGAGGCGGCCTGCGCGCTCGGCGTGGCGATCGCCGGTGTGATCAACCTGCTGGACCTGGACACGGTCGTGCTCGGCGGGATCTACGCACCACTGGCGGAGTGGCTCCGGCCACCCCTGGAGGCGGAGATCCGGCGACGGGTGCTCACCGCCGGCTGGTCGCCGGTCACCGTACGGCCTTCGCTGCTCACCGGTGACGCCGCCGTGCTCGGCGCCGCCGGTTCGGTGGTCCGCGCCGTCCTCGCCCACCCCGCCCGCTGGTTGGCTCCGCCGGCCTGACCCCGCTCGCGCCGGGGCCCGACCGGCGGGTCAGTAGGCGCCTCGGCTGTTGATGACGGCGCCGAAGGTCTTCCAGAGAATGGTGAGGTCGGCGGCGAGGGACCAGTTCTCCACGTAGTAGAGGTCGAGCCGGATGCCGTCCTCCCAGGTGAGGTCGGAGCGACCGCTGACCTGCCAGAGCCCGGTCATGCCCGGCTTGACCAGCAGGCGTCGGGCCACGTCCCCGTCGTAGCGGGCCACCTCGGACGGCAGCGGTGGGCGCGGGCCGACCAGACTCATGTGGCCGAAGAGCACGTTGGCCAGTTGCGGCAGCTCGTCGAGGGACCACTTGCGGAGAAACTTGCCGACCCGGGTCACCCGTGGGTCGTCCCGCATCTTGAACATCAGGCCGTCGGTCTCGTTGCGCGCGGTCAGCTCGGCGAGCAGGGCGTCGGCGTTGGTGACCATGGTGCGGAACTTGTAGACGCCGAACTCGAGGCCGCCCTGGCCGACCCGGATCTGCCGGAAGATCACCGGCCCTCGACTGTCCAGTTTGATCGCCAGGGCCAGCACGGCCAGGATCGGCAACGCCAGGGTGAGCGCGGCCAGGGCCGCGGCCCGGTCCACAAAACCCTTGATGATTTTGCGCGCGCCCCGGAACTCGGGCGCCTCCACGTGGATCAACGGCAGCCCGGCGACCGGCGTGGTGTGGATGCGTGGGCCGGCCACGTCGGTCAACGCCGGGGCCAGCACCAGGTCGATGTCGGTCCCCTCCAACTGCCACCCCAGCCGGCGCAGCCGGGTGGCGGTGAGCTCGCTGGAGGCGGTGACCGCGACCGTGTCCGCACCCGAGGCGATGGCGGCCTCGGCCACCCCGCGCAACGAACCGACCACCGGTACGTCACCAAGCCGCTGCGGCACCGGCGCGAGCAGTGCGTCCGGGATGCACGCGCCGACCACCTGGTAACCGGCGTGCGGCTCCCGGCGCAGGGTGTGCACCAGCTCCAGCACGTGCGGGGTGTCGCCGACGACGAGCACCTGGCGGGCCCAACCGGTCCCCCGGGCGCGGGCCCGGTGCAGTTGCTTACGGGCGGCGAACCGGGCGACCACCAGACCGACGGTGCCGACCGCGAACGAGATGCCGAGGAAACCACGGGAGACGCCCACGTCGGCGATGTAACCGGCGATCGCCACCCCACCGGCGAGCCGGAGACTGGCCGCCATGACCCGGCGGTACTCGTCCGCGCCGTACCCGAGCACCCGGTCGTCGTAGCCACGCATCGCACGTAGCGAGAGCAACCAGATGAGCACCAGCGTCGGCGCGATGATCACGTACGAGATGTCGGAGCCGCGCGGATCGTCGCTGCCGAACCTGGCGAAGTAACCGACGAGCACCGCGAAGCCGAGGGCGAAGGTATCGAAGATGACGGTGGTGCGGAGGTACGCCCGTTGCCGCGATCTGGTCGTGACAGCGGACGCCCCCGGCGGCATTTCCGGAGGCATCGTCGCGGAGCTCAGCAGTGTTGCCGACGTCACCGGCCCTCCCCAGCTCACTCACGGAGAATCCCGGTTCAACCGCGCATCCTCCCCATCGGACCCGCGGTGCCGGGACACCTCGAACATCTTCACCTACGGATCCGATTACCGAGAGCTTCCGACAGATTACTGTCACTTCCCGGGGGGCCGGAGACCTGCCGGGCGTACCCTAACCCCCAACGTGCGCCATCCGCGTCAGTGGATCGTGGTGATGTCCGGCCGTACGGTGAATGCTCTCCGGATGGCCGGCCGACGATCAGCCGGCCGGCCATCCGG
The Micromonospora pisi DNA segment above includes these coding regions:
- a CDS encoding LacI family DNA-binding transcriptional regulator; the protein is MTKIDDVARLARVSTATVSRALRGLPTVSESTRARVLAAAEQLGYTASPSASRLAGGRTGTIAVVVPQITRWFFGTVVDAAEETLREAGYDLLLYNLGDQESNRRQLLHASNLQKRADALMLVSTPLSEAELATIAQLRLPGVTVSSGAAVPGWPSVRIDDVGAARAATAHLLSLGHHRIAHLAGDASAELSFTTHIDRRLGYQQALLAAGQKPDPRLDVEAQFTVDGGSQATLDLLSRGEPPTAIFAACDEMAMGAMSTLRSAGLRVPQDVSVIGLDDHDLAAAVGLTTVAQPAATHGRLAAGLLLDPLAGRPRATSASIILPTRLVVRESTGPPRSG
- the xylA gene encoding xylose isomerase; the protein is MAAEPTRADKFSFGLWTVGWEARDPFGDATRAPLDAVEAVHKLSELGAYGITFHDDDLIPFGSDNPARDHHISRFRKALDETGLVVPMVTTNLFTHPIFKDGGFTSNDRDVRRFALRKVLRNVDLAAELGAKTFVMWGGREGSEYDVAKDIRAALDRYREAVNLLSQYVLDKGYDIRFAIEPKPNEPRGDILLPTVGHALAFINELEHPELVGLNPETGHEQMAGLNYAHGIAQALWAGKLFHLDLNGQRGIKYDQDLVFGHGDLMNSFALVDLLEFGGPEGAPAYQGPRHFDYKPSRTENFDGVWASAAANMRTYLLLKERAAAFRADPEVQEALAASKVGELSTPTVAEGETYADLIADRSAFEDLDVAEVSARGFGFVRLNQLAVEHLLGAR
- a CDS encoding SigE family RNA polymerase sigma factor; the protein is MNADLEREFSDFVEARTHALFRTALALSGHRQQAEDLLQTVLAKGARHWGRIRTGNPEAYLRTALYRQQTSWWRSLRQRREVSTEQVPEVRAPRDDTATVDLHLALRQALARLAPKHRAVLVLRYFEDRPDSEIAEILDCAESTVRSQAARALARLRGHCPELDILGTKEKAER
- a CDS encoding ROK family protein encodes the protein MTHHGTGQVGAAGTAVRQASLREHNLALVLRHISDAERPPSRADLAAATGLTRATVSALVDDLIGGHLLTEVDPAPRTGAGRPALGLVLATDGPAGLGLEINVDYLAACVVDLTGAVRHRAIRRLDLRPLPPAEVLAGLGDLAATAHAEAQRQRLVLAGTALAVPGLVTATGVVRLAPNLGWRDVDLVGALEAHPALSGRRAAGHWLTVDNEANLAALGELHAGTSGEATFLYVSGEIGIGAGIVLHGTLFRGARGWSGELGHLPVDPAGRRCRCGAQGCLEQYAGQEAILTGAGLAGLGQPADAAIARLAELAGAGNGAAIAALTEAACALGVAIAGVINLLDLDTVVLGGIYAPLAEWLRPPLEAEIRRRVLTAGWSPVTVRPSLLTGDAAVLGAAGSVVRAVLAHPARWLAPPA
- a CDS encoding PD40 domain-containing protein; its protein translation is MNLHLTGALRNAFEELAETAPPPAGMARTALVTARRQRIVQKVAGGGIAAAVCATLVGVIAAVGPIGTADGGNQVAGGGFKPLVVTAYSGIRDRSIEDPSPHFQYSLLLDPKTGRYERIPYRYAMPSPDGSRVLVGTGDNGPNPTRMGVMDRATGDVRWIDDPGEADSFSVLGYSDNGQWSPDGRRILFTHMPRQGEPRFAVVDPETLQTTFVPLPDLTSDHHLGLGLVWTPDSRGIALTLTRLPENLETGAVVTGVRFYDLTGKVVRTVTTDAGTLTRPAFSPDGKQMALITPISGLTPVTVTVTDPTTGAVQHTMSLPRASDLIGWADDEHLLVRAFPDEDSPTSGEPAGPGAATPEANARLLVVDLNGRVDHSMRLPNDHAERLFVGPSTGLPVSAAPITF
- a CDS encoding glycoside hydrolase family 13 protein: MPQTSVAPSDQPEPAQWWREAVIYQIYPRSFADGNGDGVGDLPGITARLDHLVELGADAIWLSPFYPSPQADAGYDVADYRGVDPLFGQLADADTLIGAAHARGLRVIVDLVPNHTSAAHPWFGAALAAAPGSPERQRYIFRDGRGAAGEEPPNDWQSVFGGPAWTRVTTPDGQPGQWYLHLFDPGQPDLNWDRPEVRAEFLDILRFWLDRGVDGFRVDVAHGLIKQADLADWSYPQEPLSGEGTDRPRPPMWDQDGVHDIYRDWREVLDSYPDERILVAEAWVQPAERLAAYVRPDEMHQAFNFEYLEAAWTAPAQYAVITRSLEATSAVGAPTTWVLSNHDVIRHASRLGLPVGQTRPNGIGADDPQPDGVLGLRRARAATLLMLALPGSAYLYQGEELGLPEHTTMPDEARQDPTWERSGHTHRGRDGCRVPIPWESNAPSYGFGPTDRSWLPQPVVYAEYALDLQRGVTGSTYELYRTALRLRREHGLGRGGVYWLTSPDDVITFRNGELTVLTNFGPEAVPLPAGATVLVSSAPLDPDDQVPTDVTVWYHA
- a CDS encoding xylulokinase codes for the protein MALVAGVDSSTQSCKVMIRDAETGELVRSGRAAHPVGTEVDPQAWWDALQDAVVQAGGLADVVAASVAGQQHGMVCLDERGAVVRPALLWNDTRSAGAATELIEELGVSGRAADAGESGDRVGDLVAGRQAWAEAVGSVPVASFTVTKLRWLARNEPASAERTAAVCLPHDWLTWRLAGAGGLDTLRTDRGDASGTGYWSPRTGEYRFDLLEQAFGRRPVVPVVLDPTGRAGELANGAPLAPGTGDNAAAALGVGALPGDVIVSVGTSGTVFSVAETPSQDSSGAVAGFADATGRFLPLVATLNAARVLDAAAKLLGVDLDELARLALSAPAGADGLVLVPYLEGERTPNRPLATGAVHGLTLRTSTPAHLARAAIEGLLCGLADGLDAMVAQGATVNRVILVGGGARSEAVRRIAPEVFGCPVLVPAPGEYVADGAARQAAWVALGGDAPPSWVASSTQEYDAPAAPQIRDQYVAARDLFINRPTH
- a CDS encoding MFS transporter encodes the protein MTRTSGGGRVARGGGPIHRIYSVVVFVVLASLDNVAIGLVPPLYRPISDTLHVNVSAIGLVTAVNFLVSAVAAVGWAYYGDRTNRKPLLMIGTLLWALGTAGSAAAGNYPEFFGAAGGWPAFFAAQAVAAIGLGAVGSVGFSVVTDLISPSRRGLVMSFWGLSQGVGTLAGTLLGGILGSTDWRLPFLVLSVAGLVATVAYLFTYDIQRGQSEPELAGAIATGHEYDYRIGRADLPVILGRRTNRWLILQGLTAQAAFGSLVWLPVLFQERAEDQGLSTATAIIVGSVFATLFQLGGVLSIVGGLVGDALQRRTPRGRALVAAVGILAAVPFYLVLFFVPIRIDVPDGAGAGTVIGAVLGSVLTEPTVGFSLLTALLALALTSANSPNWFALIADVNPPEHRGTVYSLGNLVNGVGRAAGNGLVGVAFQGLRAAFPPPLNFAVGLAAFQLFFIPTGIMYWLASRTSPRDIGDVHTLLHDRADEVRADGG